The Streptococcus sp. S5 genome contains a region encoding:
- the gatA gene encoding Asp-tRNA(Asn)/Glu-tRNA(Gln) amidotransferase subunit GatA has protein sequence MSFNHKTIEELHDLLVSKEISATELTQATLEDIKAREEAVNAFVTVAEEAALAQAKAIDEKGIDADNLLSGIPLAVKDNISTDGILTTAASKMLYNYEPIFDATAVANAKAKDMIVIGKTNMDEFAMGGSGETSYYGPTKNAWDHSKVPGGSSSGSAASVASGQVRLSLGSDTGGSIRQPAAFNGIVGLKPTYGTVSRFGLIAFGSSLDQIGPFAPTVKENALLLNVIASEDDKDSTSAPVRVADYISKIGQDIKGMKIALPKEYLGEGIDPEVKETILKAAKHFEKLGATVEEVSLPHSKYGVAVYYIIASSEASSNLQRFDGIRYGFRAEDAKNLDDIYVNTRSQGFGDEVKRRIMLGTFSLSSGYYDAYYKKAGQVRTLIIQDFEKVFADYDLILGPTAPSVAFDLDSLNHDPVAMYLADLLTIPVNLAGLPGISIPAGFAQGLPVGLQLIGPKYSEETIYQAAAAFEATTDYHKQQPLIFGGDN, from the coding sequence ATGTCATTCAACCATAAAACCATTGAAGAGTTGCACGACCTCCTTGTCTCTAAGGAAATTTCGGCAACCGAATTGACACAAGCTACGCTTGAAGATATCAAGGCGCGTGAAGAAGCGGTTAATGCCTTTGTAACGGTAGCCGAAGAAGCAGCTCTTGCACAAGCCAAGGCCATTGATGAAAAAGGAATCGATGCAGACAACCTCCTGTCAGGGATTCCACTCGCTGTCAAAGACAATATCTCAACAGATGGTATCTTGACAACTGCGGCTTCAAAAATGCTCTATAACTACGAGCCAATCTTTGATGCGACAGCGGTTGCCAATGCCAAAGCCAAAGATATGATTGTCATCGGAAAGACCAACATGGATGAATTTGCCATGGGTGGATCTGGTGAAACTTCTTACTATGGACCAACCAAGAATGCATGGGACCACAGCAAGGTGCCTGGTGGATCTTCTAGTGGTTCAGCAGCTTCTGTCGCTTCAGGTCAAGTCCGTTTGTCCCTTGGTTCAGATACAGGTGGTTCTATCCGTCAACCGGCTGCTTTTAATGGGATTGTTGGTCTCAAACCAACTTATGGAACAGTTTCCCGTTTTGGTCTCATTGCTTTTGGTAGCTCACTCGACCAAATTGGGCCGTTTGCACCAACGGTTAAGGAAAATGCGCTCTTGCTTAATGTTATTGCCAGTGAAGATGATAAAGATTCAACTTCAGCGCCAGTGCGCGTAGCAGACTATATTTCTAAGATTGGTCAAGACATTAAAGGCATGAAGATTGCCCTTCCGAAGGAATACCTTGGGGAAGGGATTGACCCAGAAGTCAAAGAAACTATCCTTAAAGCGGCCAAACACTTTGAAAAATTGGGAGCAACTGTCGAAGAAGTCAGCTTGCCTCATTCTAAATACGGAGTTGCCGTATACTACATCATCGCTTCATCTGAAGCTTCTTCAAACTTGCAACGTTTCGATGGGATTCGCTATGGTTTCCGTGCGGAAGATGCTAAAAACTTGGATGATATCTACGTGAACACTCGTAGCCAAGGCTTTGGTGATGAGGTTAAACGCCGGATCATGCTTGGTACCTTTAGTTTGTCATCTGGTTACTACGATGCCTACTACAAGAAAGCAGGTCAAGTTCGTACCCTCATTATCCAAGACTTCGAAAAAGTCTTTGCGGATTACGACCTCATCCTTGGTCCAACAGCTCCAAGCGTTGCCTTTGATTTGGATTCGCTCAACCATGATCCGGTTGCCATGTACTTGGCTGACCTCTTGACCATTCCAGTCAACTTGGCAGGTCTTCCAGGGATTTCGATTCCTGCAGGTTTTGCGCAAGGTCTTCCAGTTGGTTTGCAGTTGATTGGTCCGAAGTATTCTGAAGAAACCATCTACCAAGCTGCAGCTGCCTTTGAAGCAACGACGGATTACCACAAGCAACAACCCCTTATTTTCGGAGGTGACAATTAA
- the gatB gene encoding Asp-tRNA(Asn)/Glu-tRNA(Gln) amidotransferase subunit GatB encodes MNFEIVIGLEVHVELNTNSKIFSPTSAHFGNEQNANTNVIDWSFPGVLPVLNKGVVDAGIKAALALNMDIHQHMHFDRKNYFYPDNPKAYQISQFDEPIGYNGWIEVQLEDGSTKKIGIERAHLEEDAGKNTHGTDGFSYVDLNRQGVPLIEIVSEADMRSPEEAYAYLTALKEVIQYTGISDVKMEEGSMRVDANISLRPYGQEEFGTKTELKNLNSFSNVRKGLEYEVERQAKILRSGGVIRQETRRYDEANKSTILMRVKEGAADYRYFPEPDLPLFEISDEWIEEMRTELPEFPKDRRARYVAELGLSDYDANQLTATKVTSDFFEAAVALGGDAKQVSNWLQGEVAQFLNAEGKTLEEIQLTPENLVEMIAIIEDGTISSKIAKKVFVHLAKNGGGAREYVEKAGLVQISDPEVLIPIIHQVFADNEAAVADFKSGKRNADKAFTGFLMKATKGQANPQVALKLLAQELAKLKEE; translated from the coding sequence ATGAACTTTGAAATAGTCATCGGACTTGAAGTCCACGTTGAATTGAATACAAACTCAAAAATTTTCTCACCAACCTCTGCTCACTTTGGGAACGAGCAAAATGCCAATACCAATGTGATTGACTGGTCTTTCCCAGGGGTGCTTCCTGTCTTGAACAAGGGTGTTGTGGATGCTGGTATCAAGGCTGCTTTGGCGCTGAATATGGATATCCATCAGCACATGCACTTTGACCGGAAGAACTATTTCTACCCTGATAATCCAAAGGCCTACCAAATTTCGCAATTTGACGAGCCAATCGGTTACAACGGTTGGATTGAAGTGCAATTGGAAGACGGTTCAACTAAGAAAATCGGGATTGAACGAGCCCACTTGGAAGAAGATGCCGGTAAAAACACCCACGGAACAGATGGCTTCTCTTATGTAGACCTCAACCGTCAAGGGGTGCCATTGATTGAGATTGTATCTGAAGCAGATATGCGTTCTCCAGAAGAAGCCTACGCTTATTTGACAGCTTTGAAAGAAGTTATCCAATACACTGGTATTTCAGACGTCAAAATGGAAGAAGGATCGATGCGTGTAGATGCCAACATTTCCCTTCGCCCATACGGTCAAGAGGAATTTGGTACCAAGACGGAGTTGAAAAACTTGAACTCTTTCTCAAACGTCCGTAAAGGTCTTGAATACGAAGTGGAGCGCCAAGCGAAAATCTTGCGTTCAGGTGGGGTCATTCGTCAAGAAACACGTCGTTATGATGAAGCGAATAAGAGCACGATTCTTATGCGTGTCAAAGAAGGAGCAGCGGATTACCGTTACTTCCCAGAACCAGACCTTCCATTGTTTGAAATCTCAGATGAGTGGATCGAGGAAATGCGTACTGAGTTGCCAGAGTTTCCAAAAGACCGTCGGGCTCGCTATGTGGCAGAGCTTGGTTTGTCTGACTATGATGCCAACCAATTGACAGCGACGAAAGTTACTTCTGACTTCTTTGAAGCAGCTGTAGCCCTTGGTGGCGATGCTAAACAAGTGTCTAACTGGCTCCAAGGTGAAGTCGCACAATTCTTGAACGCAGAAGGCAAAACGCTGGAAGAAATCCAATTGACACCAGAAAACTTGGTTGAAATGATTGCCATTATCGAAGATGGAACCATTTCATCTAAGATTGCCAAGAAAGTCTTCGTTCACTTGGCGAAAAACGGTGGCGGTGCGCGTGAATACGTCGAAAAAGCTGGCTTGGTACAGATTTCAGATCCTGAAGTCTTGATACCAATCATCCACCAAGTCTTTGCAGACAATGAAGCAGCCGTAGCTGACTTCAAGTCAGGCAAACGGAATGCGGACAAGGCCTTCACAGGCTTCCTTATGAAAGCAACCAAAGGCCAAGCCAACCCACAAGTAGCTCTTAAACTACTTGCCCAAGAATTGGCGAAGTTGAAAGAAGAGTAA
- a CDS encoding 2,3-butanediol dehydrogenase yields the protein MATMKAARWHAAKDVRIEEVEVPEVQPHQVKVAVKFTGICGTDLHEYLDGPIFIPTEEHVYSGQKAPVTLGHEFSGEIVEVGSDVTRVKVGDRVTIEPILAEHNLIGDYNLDPNLNFVGLAADGGFAKYCVLDGDLVHVIPDSLSYEQAALTEPAAVAVYAVRQSALKTGDTAVIFGLGPIGLLIVEALRAAGASKIYAVELSPERQAKAEELGAIVVRPKEGESIVEAIHRLTGGGADVSYEVTGVPVVLGQALAAVHKAGECMVVSIWEREASINPNEFAIQEKSLKGIIAYRHIFPKVLELMEQGYFSAEKLVTKKIKLENIVEEGFVELTQDKSQIKILVQPE from the coding sequence ATGGCTACTATGAAAGCAGCTCGCTGGCATGCAGCAAAAGACGTTCGTATCGAAGAAGTGGAAGTACCTGAAGTACAACCACATCAAGTAAAAGTGGCAGTTAAGTTCACAGGGATCTGTGGTACGGACTTGCATGAATATTTGGATGGACCGATCTTCATCCCAACTGAAGAACATGTGTATTCTGGTCAAAAAGCACCGGTTACTTTGGGACATGAATTCTCTGGTGAAATTGTAGAAGTCGGAAGTGATGTGACTCGTGTCAAAGTTGGCGATCGTGTCACTATCGAACCAATTCTTGCAGAGCACAACTTAATTGGTGATTATAACCTCGATCCAAACTTGAACTTTGTCGGACTCGCTGCAGATGGTGGTTTTGCTAAATATTGTGTTCTTGATGGTGATCTTGTCCATGTGATTCCAGATAGCTTGAGCTATGAACAAGCCGCTCTTACAGAACCTGCTGCGGTTGCTGTGTATGCCGTTCGTCAATCTGCTTTGAAAACTGGAGATACAGCTGTTATCTTTGGTTTGGGCCCAATTGGTCTTTTGATTGTTGAAGCCCTTCGTGCAGCAGGAGCATCAAAAATCTATGCGGTTGAATTGTCTCCTGAACGCCAAGCTAAGGCTGAAGAATTGGGTGCCATTGTGGTTCGTCCAAAAGAAGGTGAATCAATCGTTGAAGCGATCCATCGTTTAACAGGTGGTGGAGCAGATGTTTCTTATGAAGTTACTGGGGTTCCAGTTGTTTTAGGTCAAGCCTTGGCAGCTGTTCATAAAGCTGGGGAATGTATGGTCGTATCTATCTGGGAACGTGAAGCTAGCATCAATCCAAATGAATTCGCTATTCAAGAAAAATCCCTCAAAGGAATTATTGCCTACCGTCACATCTTCCCTAAAGTCTTGGAATTGATGGAACAAGGCTACTTCTCTGCTGAGAAATTGGTTACTAAGAAAATCAAATTGGAAAATATCGTTGAAGAAGGATTTGTTGAATTGACACAAGATAAATCTCAAATCAAGATCTTGGTTCAACCTGAATAA
- a CDS encoding DMT family transporter, translating into MSKTMKGTLMTLIAGIAWGLSGACGQYLMAHGFTAIGLTTIRLVFSGAVLLLLAYLADQEKVKAFLTDRSSYIPLLLFAFLGLLMTQLTYLEAIDATNAGTATVLQYLCPIGVLAYSCVKDRVAPTVSEIFSMILAIAGTFLIATHGQLNQLAITPKGLAWGLVSAFAYALYIILPIQLIQKWGSMLVIGIGMLIPGLVMIPFTGRRLFHGQYSMDNLMGLVGLVVIGTIFAYTVFLKGTTLIGPVKGSLLAAIEPISAVFFAFAIMNEHFFAIDFIGMAMILLAVLLISLKDLMIQKEKGIL; encoded by the coding sequence ATGTCAAAGACGATGAAGGGGACGCTCATGACCTTGATTGCTGGGATCGCTTGGGGTTTATCAGGAGCTTGCGGCCAGTACCTGATGGCTCATGGATTTACAGCAATTGGTTTGACAACAATTCGTTTAGTGTTTTCAGGAGCTGTACTACTGCTTCTTGCATATCTAGCGGACCAGGAAAAAGTAAAGGCCTTTCTAACAGACCGCTCGTCATACATCCCCTTGCTTTTATTTGCATTTTTGGGATTGTTAATGACCCAATTGACTTATTTAGAAGCGATTGATGCGACTAATGCAGGTACTGCAACTGTTTTGCAATATCTCTGTCCCATTGGAGTTTTGGCCTATTCTTGTGTTAAGGACCGGGTAGCTCCTACGGTATCGGAAATCTTTTCGATGATCTTAGCCATCGCAGGGACCTTTCTCATTGCAACCCATGGTCAACTCAATCAATTGGCAATCACTCCTAAAGGGCTAGCTTGGGGACTTGTTTCTGCCTTTGCCTATGCCCTCTACATCATTCTGCCTATTCAGTTAATTCAAAAATGGGGTAGTATGTTGGTGATTGGTATCGGTATGCTCATTCCAGGGCTTGTGATGATTCCCTTCACGGGAAGAAGACTTTTTCATGGCCAATATAGCATGGACAATCTAATGGGCTTAGTTGGCTTGGTGGTGATTGGGACCATATTTGCCTATACGGTCTTTTTGAAAGGGACAACTCTGATTGGACCGGTCAAAGGTAGCCTTCTTGCAGCTATTGAGCCTATTTCAGCTGTATTCTTTGCTTTTGCCATTATGAATGAACATTTCTTTGCCATTGATTTTATAGGAATGGCTATGATCCTCCTTGCGGTCCTCTTGATTTCCCTTAAGGATCTCATGATTCAAAAAGAAAAAGGAATCTTGTAA
- a CDS encoding DUF4352 domain-containing protein, which translates to MKKIFKWTLFAVATLSLAACGTTAQKTNSQQAKTEKAAKSSASDGQVEVSLKGGQYIKPPVLNDSEDGTYLALQLEFKNVAKESINVSDSDITIYDADNNKVKLQSGIYDQSEAFQLLKSDQLAQDKKLTGYIVFPVEKGKKYEVQYERKTYSSDKKSKPLKFAVDSSQYEDKVEASTILADEYINQVYFSGQRKVKKDDAFVLGTDLKKEASDFRAKFAADFTRQLHDYQFSEEEVNQFIDAYEKENAKRAKLTYKVKQYLPDKVVISLNPETVSMEKTILNHMQTFYQEHRKDYPGIIEANQAQNKAYREEMMASLADRPLTTPDRYDYQLTFVKKDGKWEVEKAYNSDSFMEKFEGNLS; encoded by the coding sequence ATGAAAAAGATTTTTAAATGGACCCTATTTGCTGTGGCGACCTTGAGTTTAGCGGCTTGTGGAACTACTGCTCAAAAGACAAATTCGCAGCAAGCAAAGACAGAAAAAGCAGCGAAAAGCTCGGCATCTGACGGTCAAGTCGAGGTGAGTTTAAAAGGAGGACAATACATCAAACCACCTGTCCTCAATGACTCAGAAGACGGAACCTATTTAGCCCTTCAATTAGAATTTAAAAATGTTGCCAAAGAATCTATCAACGTGTCAGATTCAGATATCACCATTTACGATGCAGATAATAACAAGGTCAAATTGCAGTCAGGAATTTATGACCAAAGTGAAGCCTTCCAACTGCTCAAGAGTGATCAGTTGGCCCAGGATAAAAAATTAACCGGCTATATCGTTTTTCCAGTCGAAAAAGGCAAGAAGTACGAAGTGCAGTATGAACGAAAAACCTATAGCTCTGATAAAAAATCCAAGCCTTTAAAATTTGCGGTGGATTCTTCTCAGTATGAGGATAAGGTGGAAGCTTCCACTATTCTAGCAGATGAATACATCAATCAAGTTTACTTCAGTGGCCAACGAAAGGTCAAAAAGGATGACGCTTTTGTTTTGGGAACTGATTTGAAAAAGGAAGCCAGTGATTTCCGTGCGAAATTTGCGGCTGATTTTACTCGTCAATTACATGATTACCAATTCTCTGAAGAAGAAGTGAACCAGTTTATCGATGCTTATGAAAAGGAAAATGCTAAGCGTGCGAAATTAACCTATAAGGTCAAACAATATCTCCCAGACAAGGTGGTCATTAGTCTAAATCCTGAGACCGTCAGCATGGAAAAGACGATCTTAAACCACATGCAGACCTTCTATCAGGAACATCGAAAAGACTACCCAGGGATCATCGAAGCAAACCAGGCTCAAAACAAAGCCTATAGAGAGGAAATGATGGCTTCTCTTGCAGATCGTCCCTTGACGACGCCGGATCGATACGACTACCAGTTGACCTTTGTTAAGAAAGATGGCAAATGGGAAGTAGAAAAAGCCTATAATAGTGATAGCTTTATGGAAAAATTCGAGGGAAATCTTTCTTAA
- a CDS encoding amidohydrolase, whose amino-acid sequence MSFSYEELAEIRHYIHQHPELSGQEYQTTAFLKERLEELGIRILESGLKTGLIAEIGSGQPVVALRADIDALPILEQTNLPYQSQNPGVMHACGHDFHQTSLLGAAALLKEKEDQLEGTVRLIFQPAEEISEGASDVLATGLLEDVQGIIGFHNIPQLKAGQLALNAGAMMAGVEKFKVTVTGVSSHAARPDLGVDTVTAVTTMVQNVQLLISRTVSPFETAVLSITHLDVGSTWNVLPKSGYFEGTIRSFNPSVQRDLKAHFISIIRHIAESLEVDVAFEWGVTPPVTFNDEELTKVVWEASQGLAEVIPANPSTAGEDFAFYQERIPGVFAFIGSNGEPDAPDLHHDHMTIDDAAFEVSVPYYVENAQALLRYFKAKEV is encoded by the coding sequence GTGTCTTTTTCTTATGAAGAGTTAGCAGAGATTCGCCACTATATCCACCAACACCCGGAATTGTCTGGTCAAGAATACCAGACAACCGCCTTTCTAAAGGAGCGTTTAGAAGAGTTGGGGATTCGTATTTTAGAGAGTGGATTGAAAACTGGTCTGATTGCAGAAATTGGGTCCGGCCAACCGGTGGTGGCACTTCGAGCAGATATCGATGCCCTTCCGATTTTGGAACAAACGAATCTGCCCTACCAAAGTCAGAATCCAGGAGTCATGCATGCCTGTGGCCATGATTTTCATCAAACCAGTCTTCTGGGAGCAGCAGCTCTTCTCAAGGAAAAAGAAGACCAGCTTGAAGGGACCGTTCGCTTGATCTTTCAACCAGCAGAAGAAATCTCAGAAGGTGCTTCTGACGTTTTGGCAACAGGACTGTTGGAGGATGTTCAAGGAATTATTGGTTTTCACAACATTCCTCAGCTAAAAGCAGGGCAACTTGCCTTGAATGCTGGAGCTATGATGGCAGGGGTTGAGAAATTCAAGGTTACTGTGACAGGGGTTAGTAGTCATGCTGCAAGACCGGATTTGGGAGTTGACACTGTAACGGCCGTCACAACCATGGTTCAGAATGTACAATTATTAATTTCACGGACCGTTTCTCCCTTTGAAACAGCTGTTTTGTCCATTACGCACCTGGATGTGGGCTCAACTTGGAATGTGCTCCCAAAATCAGGCTATTTTGAAGGGACCATTCGTTCCTTTAATCCAAGTGTGCAAAGAGACTTGAAGGCACATTTTATTTCCATCATTCGACACATTGCAGAAAGTCTGGAAGTAGATGTAGCTTTTGAGTGGGGTGTGACCCCGCCAGTTACCTTTAATGATGAGGAATTGACGAAAGTGGTTTGGGAAGCTTCACAAGGTTTGGCTGAAGTGATCCCAGCAAATCCTTCTACTGCTGGAGAAGACTTCGCCTTTTACCAAGAGCGAATTCCTGGAGTCTTTGCCTTTATCGGTTCAAATGGAGAGCCGGATGCTCCAGACCTTCATCATGATCACATGACCATCGATGATGCAGCCTTTGAGGTATCGGTTCCCTATTATGTTGAAAATGCGCAAGCTTTATTGCGGTATTTTAAGGCCAAAGAAGTGTGA
- a CDS encoding amino acid ABC transporter substrate-binding protein translates to MNLKKVIKYSALGLVAVLATSALVACSSGKSASGKKTIEVGTVGTTKPFSYEEKDGKLTGYEIEVLREIFKGSDKYEVNFNKTEWSSVFAGLDSDRFQIGANNISYSKEREEKYLYPNPYARNPLVLVVPKDSSIKSLDDIGGKKTEVVQGTSTAKQLEDYNKKHSDNPTDLQYTDGTIQTIMANLADGRTDYKIFERISVDTIIRDQGYDNLKVIELPSDQQPYVYPIIAKEDKDLQKFVNKRIKELYDNGTLEKLSKKYFGGVYLPEAKDIKE, encoded by the coding sequence ATGAATCTAAAAAAAGTGATTAAGTATTCTGCTTTAGGATTAGTTGCAGTCCTTGCAACCAGTGCTTTAGTAGCATGTTCATCTGGTAAATCAGCCAGTGGGAAGAAAACCATTGAAGTTGGGACTGTTGGAACAACCAAACCATTCTCTTACGAAGAAAAAGACGGCAAGCTAACCGGTTATGAAATCGAAGTTTTGCGTGAAATCTTCAAAGGTTCAGACAAATATGAAGTAAACTTTAACAAAACAGAGTGGTCTTCAGTCTTTGCTGGCTTAGATAGTGACCGTTTCCAAATCGGTGCCAACAACATTAGTTACTCAAAAGAGCGGGAAGAAAAATACCTCTATCCGAATCCATATGCTCGCAATCCATTAGTATTGGTCGTACCAAAAGATTCTTCTATTAAATCTTTGGATGACATTGGTGGCAAGAAAACAGAAGTTGTTCAAGGAACATCTACTGCTAAACAATTAGAAGATTACAATAAAAAACATTCAGATAATCCAACTGACTTGCAATACACAGATGGAACCATTCAAACCATCATGGCTAATTTAGCGGATGGTCGTACAGATTACAAGATCTTCGAACGGATCTCAGTAGATACTATCATTCGTGATCAAGGCTATGACAACTTGAAGGTTATCGAGCTTCCAAGCGACCAACAACCTTATGTGTATCCAATTATTGCAAAAGAAGATAAAGACCTTCAAAAATTTGTCAACAAACGGATCAAGGAACTCTATGACAATGGAACCCTTGAAAAACTGTCTAAAAAATACTTTGGTGGAGTTTATCTACCAGAAGCAAAAGATATTAAAGAATAA
- a CDS encoding MetQ/NlpA family ABC transporter substrate-binding protein: MKLKKILGLTALAAIATFALAACGSSKSSSKDGETTVKVGVMTLSDTEKARWDQVQKNLDDAKTGIKLEFTQFTDYSQPNVAVKDGSVDINAFQHYNFLDNWNSKNDNALVAVADTYIAPIRLYSGTENGKNKYTSIKEIPKGGTIAVPNDPTNESRALYVLQSAGLIKLDTKDGQLANVSNIKENSKDLKISELDASQTPSALPSVDAAVINNTFVREAGVDFKKAIYVEKKDNNSKQWYNVIAAKKDWEKSDKAKAIKEIIKAYHKDNVKKVIEESSEGMDQPVF; the protein is encoded by the coding sequence ATGAAATTGAAAAAAATTCTTGGTTTAACAGCTCTTGCAGCTATTGCAACATTTGCTCTTGCAGCATGTGGTTCTTCAAAATCATCTAGCAAAGATGGTGAAACAACTGTAAAAGTGGGTGTTATGACTTTGAGCGACACTGAAAAAGCTCGTTGGGATCAAGTTCAAAAGAACTTGGATGACGCTAAAACAGGAATCAAATTGGAATTCACTCAATTTACAGACTACTCACAACCAAACGTGGCTGTAAAAGATGGTAGCGTGGATATCAATGCTTTCCAACACTACAACTTCCTTGATAACTGGAACTCTAAAAACGACAATGCCCTTGTTGCAGTAGCAGATACGTACATCGCTCCAATCCGTCTTTACTCTGGTACAGAAAACGGTAAAAACAAATACACTTCAATTAAAGAAATTCCTAAAGGTGGAACAATCGCTGTACCAAATGACCCAACAAATGAAAGCCGTGCCTTGTATGTCTTGCAATCAGCTGGTTTGATTAAATTGGATACCAAAGATGGTCAATTGGCAAACGTGTCAAACATCAAAGAAAATTCAAAAGATTTGAAGATTTCTGAATTGGATGCTTCACAAACACCATCTGCTCTTCCATCAGTAGATGCTGCAGTCATCAACAATACCTTCGTTCGTGAAGCAGGCGTTGATTTCAAAAAAGCTATCTATGTTGAAAAGAAAGACAACAACTCAAAACAATGGTACAACGTGATCGCTGCTAAGAAAGATTGGGAAAAATCTGATAAAGCAAAAGCAATCAAAGAAATCATCAAAGCCTATCACAAAGACAATGTGAAGAAAGTGATCGAAGAATCTTCAGAAGGAATGGACCAACCAGTCTTCTAA
- a CDS encoding M20/M25/M40 family metallo-hydrolase, whose protein sequence is MPFATEAEQIRKFENDEVAQHYFEVLRTLISKKSIFAQQVGLKEVANYLGEIFTAAGAKVEVDDSYTAPFVIAKFFSPNPEAKTIIFYNHYDTVPADGDQPWTGDPFTLSVHYGTMYGRGVDDDKGHITARLTALRKYIRESGDLPVNITFIIEGAEESASTDLDKYLAKHKKHLRGADLLVWEQGTRNNQGQLEISGGSKGIVTFDMVVKSAEVDIHSSYGGVVDSASWYLLNAIASLRDKEGRILVDGIYDQIQEPNERELALIEQYANKGPEDVAETYGLTLPILKEDRKEFLRRFYFEPALNIEGFGSGYQGQGVKTILPAEARAKMEVRLVPGLDPKDVLEKIKQQLKKNGYDQVELVYTLGEMSYRSDMSAPSILNVIRLAKDFYREGVSVLPTTAGTGPMHTVFEALQVPMAAFGIGNANSRDHGGDENVKIADYYTHIELIKELIASYE, encoded by the coding sequence ATGCCTTTTGCAACAGAAGCGGAACAAATCCGTAAATTTGAAAATGATGAGGTCGCACAACATTATTTTGAAGTGTTGCGAACCTTGATTTCAAAAAAATCCATCTTTGCCCAACAAGTTGGTCTCAAGGAAGTGGCCAACTATTTGGGGGAAATTTTTACAGCTGCAGGAGCCAAAGTCGAAGTTGATGATAGCTATACAGCTCCTTTTGTGATTGCCAAATTTTTCTCGCCAAATCCTGAAGCCAAAACCATCATTTTTTATAACCACTATGATACGGTACCAGCTGATGGAGACCAACCTTGGACGGGAGATCCCTTCACCTTGTCAGTTCATTATGGAACCATGTACGGTCGAGGGGTTGATGATGATAAGGGGCATATCACAGCTCGTCTCACAGCTCTTCGAAAATACATTCGTGAAAGTGGCGATTTGCCAGTCAATATCACCTTTATTATCGAAGGGGCAGAGGAGTCTGCATCGACTGACTTGGATAAATACTTGGCCAAACATAAGAAACACTTGCGTGGGGCAGACCTCTTAGTGTGGGAACAAGGTACCCGAAATAATCAGGGTCAGTTGGAAATTTCCGGTGGTAGCAAAGGGATCGTCACCTTTGATATGGTGGTGAAGAGTGCAGAAGTGGATATCCATTCCAGCTATGGTGGCGTGGTGGACTCTGCTTCTTGGTATTTGTTAAATGCTATCGCCAGTCTTCGTGACAAAGAAGGCCGAATCTTGGTGGATGGGATTTATGATCAGATCCAAGAACCCAATGAACGCGAACTAGCTTTGATCGAGCAATATGCCAACAAAGGACCAGAAGATGTAGCGGAAACCTATGGTCTAACCCTTCCAATCTTGAAGGAAGACCGAAAAGAATTCCTGCGTCGTTTCTATTTTGAACCAGCCCTGAATATTGAAGGTTTTGGCTCTGGTTACCAAGGACAAGGTGTTAAAACGATTCTTCCGGCAGAGGCGCGTGCCAAGATGGAGGTGCGCTTGGTTCCAGGTCTAGATCCCAAGGATGTCTTAGAAAAGATCAAGCAACAATTGAAGAAAAATGGCTATGATCAGGTCGAATTGGTCTATACTCTCGGTGAAATGAGTTACCGAAGTGATATGAGTGCCCCATCGATTTTAAATGTCATACGGCTGGCCAAAGATTTCTATAGAGAAGGAGTTTCTGTTCTTCCAACAACAGCAGGGACAGGCCCCATGCATACGGTCTTTGAGGCTTTGCAGGTGCCGATGGCAGCCTTTGGAATTGGGAATGCCAATAGCCGGGACCATGGGGGCGATGAAAATGTGAAAATCGCCGATTATTACACCCATATTGAATTGATAAAGGAGTTAATAGCAAGTTATGAGTAA